In Candidatus Mycalebacterium zealandia, one DNA window encodes the following:
- a CDS encoding HD domain-containing protein: MPKNHAEIDTAYFSDPLFKKARGVVRSLKDAGHSAFMVGGCVRNMLCGLKAGDFDLTTSATPQEVRKIFPRTVAVGESFGVIIVLKGPDSFEVATFRKDFDYKDGRHPETVSYGTTEKEDVERRDFTINGLLLDPESGEIFDYVGGREDLEAKVVRTIGEPERRFAEDRLRMLRAARFTADMGFEVESRTFRAIVKNSRFIEDVSAERTRDEIVKILTRGNSGRGLGLLRKMGLLAHVLPEANAMAGVEQPPEFHPEGDVFVHTQLVLDKLEENTPDRSAELAVAALLHDVGKPPTFELSDRIRFNGHDRVGAAMSKKICRRLRFSNKQIERISELVRHHLKFKDIQKMRESTLKRFLGMPYFEEHLALHLADCLASHGMTDAYEFAKAKLKEMGEEEIKPKPILTGKDLIKMGFEPGPEFSKILAEIEEAQLENRLKTKKQAKEFVKEKWQNG, from the coding sequence ATGCCTAAAAACCATGCCGAAATAGACACCGCGTATTTCTCCGACCCGCTTTTCAAAAAAGCGCGCGGCGTTGTGCGCTCTCTTAAAGACGCGGGGCATTCCGCGTTTATGGTGGGCGGGTGCGTGAGGAATATGCTGTGCGGGTTGAAGGCGGGTGATTTTGACCTTACCACGAGCGCGACACCGCAAGAGGTGCGGAAAATTTTTCCGCGAACGGTCGCGGTGGGCGAAAGCTTTGGTGTGATTATAGTCTTAAAGGGACCGGACAGTTTTGAGGTGGCGACTTTCCGCAAGGATTTTGATTACAAAGACGGCAGACATCCCGAAACCGTGTCTTACGGAACGACCGAAAAAGAGGACGTGGAGAGAAGGGATTTTACGATAAACGGGCTTCTGCTTGACCCCGAAAGCGGGGAAATTTTTGACTATGTAGGCGGGCGCGAGGATCTGGAGGCGAAGGTTGTGAGAACCATCGGCGAGCCGGAACGGCGGTTTGCCGAAGACCGCCTGAGAATGTTGCGGGCGGCGCGTTTCACGGCGGATATGGGGTTTGAGGTTGAGTCGCGCACTTTCAGGGCGATTGTGAAAAATTCGCGTTTTATAGAGGACGTGAGCGCGGAAAGGACGCGCGACGAGATTGTGAAAATCCTGACGCGCGGAAACAGCGGACGCGGGCTGGGGCTTTTGCGCAAAATGGGGCTTCTCGCCCACGTTCTGCCCGAAGCGAACGCGATGGCGGGCGTTGAACAGCCGCCCGAATTCCACCCCGAAGGAGATGTGTTTGTTCACACACAGCTTGTTCTGGACAAGCTGGAGGAAAACACGCCGGACAGGTCGGCGGAGCTTGCGGTCGCGGCGCTTCTTCACGACGTTGGCAAGCCGCCGACTTTTGAATTGAGTGACAGAATACGTTTCAACGGGCACGACAGGGTCGGCGCGGCAATGTCTAAAAAAATCTGCCGCCGCCTGCGGTTTTCAAACAAGCAGATTGAGAGAATTTCAGAACTTGTGCGCCACCATTTGAAGTTCAAGGACATTCAAAAAATGAGGGAAAGCACGCTCAAACGGTTTCTTGGAATGCCGTATTTTGAGGAGCATCTCGCGCTTCATCTGGCGGACTGCCTCGCAAGCCACGGAATGACGGACGCATATGAGTTCGCCAAAGCGAAATTGAAAGAAATGGGTGAGGAGGAGATAAAACCCAAACCGATTTTAACGGGAAAGGATTTAATCAAAATGGGCTTTGAACCCGGTCCCGAGTTTTCAAAAATCCTCGCCGAAATTGAAGAAGCGCAACTTGAAAACCGCCTCAAAACCAAAAAGCAGGCGAAAGAGTTTGTGAAAGAGAAATGGCAAAACGGTTAA
- a CDS encoding peptidylprolyl isomerase, with translation MSIDTSKIYVVEIETNKGKITLEMYPEHAPKTVNNFVFLAGEGFYDGVVFHRVIRDFVIQGGDPSATGSGGPGYRFEDETAGNPLVHSRGMISMANSGPDTNGSQFFITHSPQPHLNGRHTVFGKVIDGMDVVDAMEEGDKMEKVTASER, from the coding sequence ATGAGCATAGACACTTCAAAAATCTATGTCGTGGAGATTGAGACAAACAAGGGCAAAATCACGCTTGAGATGTATCCCGAACACGCGCCGAAAACGGTCAACAACTTCGTGTTTCTCGCCGGTGAGGGATTTTACGACGGCGTTGTTTTTCACCGTGTCATACGGGATTTTGTGATTCAAGGCGGCGACCCCTCCGCAACCGGCAGCGGCGGTCCCGGATACAGGTTTGAGGATGAAACGGCGGGCAACCCGCTTGTGCATTCCCGTGGCATGATTTCAATGGCTAACTCCGGTCCCGACACAAACGGAAGCCAATTTTTCATAACCCATTCGCCCCAGCCGCACCTGAACGGACGCCACACGGTTTTCGGAAAAGTGATTGACGGAATGGACGTTGTGGATGCCATGGAAGAGGGCGACAAAATGGAAAAAGTTACCGCAAGCGAGCGGTAG
- a CDS encoding AAA domain-containing protein, producing MSEKTAKIFPFSAICGQNDLKLALMLCAVDAQIGGVLARGEKGTGKTTTVRAIGDMLSDSDLNFPVINLPIGATEDRVLGAVDLEKLINEKRQIVRSGLLEQADGGILYIDEVNLLDDYLTDILLDAAAAGEYMLERDGISQKVKSRFRLVGTMNGEEGELRPQLLDRFGLCVEIKSPDDPQTRRTVARRRMEFDSDPKGFCADFEKEQKKLRKKIIKAAENLDNVAVGEEIFDKASEIALSSGAEGMRADILIVKAARALAALEGKNETNADDVEKVAPFVLRHRAKTPADEEKKTPKTPNLKTVT from the coding sequence ATGTCTGAAAAAACGGCAAAAATCTTCCCTTTTTCGGCTATATGCGGGCAGAACGACCTTAAACTCGCGCTTATGCTCTGCGCTGTTGACGCGCAAATAGGCGGCGTTCTCGCGCGCGGCGAAAAGGGAACGGGAAAAACAACGACTGTCCGCGCCATCGGGGACATGCTTTCGGACTCTGATTTGAATTTCCCCGTAATCAATTTGCCCATAGGCGCGACTGAAGACAGGGTTCTTGGAGCGGTTGATCTGGAAAAACTGATAAATGAAAAGCGGCAAATCGTCCGTTCAGGGCTTCTTGAACAGGCGGACGGCGGAATACTTTACATAGATGAAGTCAACCTGCTTGACGACTATCTGACGGACATTCTGCTTGACGCCGCGGCGGCGGGCGAATACATGCTTGAACGGGACGGAATTTCCCAAAAAGTGAAGTCGCGCTTTCGCTTGGTCGGAACAATGAACGGCGAGGAAGGCGAACTCAGACCCCAGCTTCTGGACAGATTCGGGCTTTGCGTTGAAATAAAATCCCCGGACGACCCGCAAACACGGCGGACGGTGGCGCGCAGAAGAATGGAGTTTGACTCCGACCCGAAGGGTTTTTGCGCGGATTTTGAAAAAGAACAGAAAAAACTGCGGAAAAAAATAATTAAAGCGGCGGAAAATCTGGACAATGTGGCAGTCGGAGAGGAAATTTTCGACAAAGCGTCCGAAATTGCCCTTTCAAGCGGCGCAGAGGGAATGAGAGCTGACATACTGATTGTAAAAGCGGCGCGCGCGCTTGCGGCTCTTGAAGGCAAAAATGAGACAAACGCGGACGATGTGGAAAAGGTCGCGCCTTTTGTTTTGCGACACCGTGCTAAAACTCCGGCGGATGAGGAAAAAAAAACTCCGAAAACTCCCAACCTGAAAACCGTGACTTAG
- the cbiE gene encoding precorrin-6y C5,15-methyltransferase (decarboxylating) subunit CbiE — MSKTPPASAEPELTAIGITCEGGRFALPEKAAEVVRRASVFSGGKRHFEKVRDLLPEGARWIDIGGDIEKTLRAYDRHLDTGGGTIVIFASGDPLFYGIGSTIKKLRPERKLKVFRAPNSIETLLSKAETVCENIAFASVHGRDWHELDAALIAGGKFTGLLTDAVNSPDSAAQRMIEYGFENYGSVTGENLGEKDEKIRSLTLKETAQSDFRQPCAVIIEKIAEPERKEKQFETLPDRPGMITKQPARTRAVERLEVENLEHLWDIGFCTGSVSIEARRRNPRVRVTAFEKNPLCEKLIEKNSKNFSAPGIKVVMGDFFKSSPEKLPAPDSVFIGGHGGRLGEMMEILGKITRPGGKIVLNSVTEESGKTFRARAVESGFKFEARETAGNIEILSAVKK; from the coding sequence ATGAGTAAAACTCCGCCAGCATCCGCAGAGCCGGAATTGACCGCCATAGGAATAACGTGCGAGGGCGGAAGGTTCGCTTTGCCCGAAAAAGCCGCCGAAGTGGTGCGGAGAGCGAGCGTTTTTTCCGGCGGAAAAAGACATTTTGAAAAAGTCCGTGATTTGCTTCCCGAAGGCGCGCGGTGGATAGACATAGGCGGCGACATTGAAAAAACCCTGCGCGCCTACGATCGCCATCTGGACACCGGAGGCGGAACAATTGTTATTTTCGCGTCCGGCGACCCTCTTTTTTATGGAATCGGCTCCACGATAAAAAAACTGCGTCCGGAGCGCAAGTTAAAGGTTTTTCGCGCTCCGAACAGCATAGAAACTCTTTTGAGCAAGGCGGAAACCGTTTGTGAAAACATCGCTTTTGCTTCGGTTCACGGGCGGGACTGGCATGAACTTGACGCGGCTTTAATAGCGGGAGGAAAATTCACGGGACTTCTTACGGACGCCGTGAACTCGCCTGATTCCGCGGCGCAGCGAATGATTGAATACGGATTTGAAAACTACGGGTCCGTAACCGGGGAAAACCTCGGGGAAAAAGACGAAAAAATCCGCTCTCTCACGCTCAAAGAAACCGCACAAAGCGATTTCCGCCAGCCGTGCGCGGTGATAATTGAAAAAATCGCGGAGCCGGAGCGGAAGGAAAAACAGTTTGAAACGCTTCCGGACAGACCGGGAATGATAACAAAACAGCCGGCGCGGACGCGGGCTGTTGAGCGCCTTGAAGTTGAAAACCTTGAGCATTTATGGGACATCGGATTTTGCACGGGGTCGGTTTCAATTGAGGCGCGCCGCCGTAACCCGCGCGTGCGGGTTACGGCTTTTGAAAAAAATCCGCTTTGTGAAAAACTTATTGAAAAAAACTCCAAAAACTTTTCCGCGCCCGGAATAAAAGTCGTGATGGGCGATTTTTTTAAATCTTCGCCGGAAAAACTTCCCGCGCCGGATTCGGTTTTTATAGGCGGGCACGGCGGGCGGCTCGGAGAGATGATGGAGATTCTCGGAAAAATCACACGACCGGGCGGAAAAATTGTTCTCAACAGCGTTACGGAAGAAAGCGGAAAAACATTCCGCGCGCGCGCGGTGGAATCGGGGTTTAAATTTGAAGCGCGCGAAACCGCCGGAAATATTGAGATTTTAAGCGCGGTGAAAAAATGA
- a CDS encoding F0F1 ATP synthase subunit C: MKRFIFMVTGVLVAGIFSFAPEAAAASGETGGLAKLGIGLGAGLGIGIAAGIAGLGQGRATAAALEGIARNPGAAAKIQTPMIIGLALIESLVIYALLIAFLLQGKI; encoded by the coding sequence ATGAAAAGGTTTATTTTTATGGTTACCGGTGTTTTGGTTGCCGGCATTTTCTCTTTCGCGCCGGAAGCGGCCGCGGCATCGGGAGAAACGGGTGGTCTTGCCAAACTCGGCATAGGGCTCGGAGCGGGTCTCGGAATTGGCATCGCGGCTGGGATTGCCGGGCTTGGTCAGGGGCGCGCCACCGCGGCGGCTCTTGAGGGAATAGCGAGAAACCCCGGCGCGGCGGCAAAGATCCAGACTCCGATGATTATCGGTCTTGCTCTTATTGAGTCGCTCGTTATCTACGCGCTTCTCATCGCGTTTCTGCTTCAGGGCAAAATCTAA
- the hemL gene encoding glutamate-1-semialdehyde 2,1-aminomutase, which translates to MVKKTKLKNAKSSALFTRAKNVLVGGVNSPVRSFSAVGGSPLFVSKAKGAFVYDPDGNRYTDYIASWGPLIIGHAHPSVVRAVTSAARAGTSYGVSCEPEIELAKIVTKSFKSVEKVRMTNSGTEALMSAVRLARAFTRRDLIVKFDGCYHGHADHLLVKAGSGAATFARPGSSGVPKAFAAQTLTAKYNDTDSVEKLFKRHGQKIAAIVIEPVAGNMGVVPPARGFLRFLRKISRERGALLIFDEVITGFRLRGARGAGAQGLYGVTPDITCLGKIIGGGLPVGAYGARKEIMDMVSPLGPVYQAGTLSGNPLAVAAGIATITGVGARGYEKIDRLASVLEQGTTDAARKTGAPVTVNRVGSMLTVFFSPEPVSDYASALRCDTEKFGVFHSALRSKGVLFPPSQFEAAFISTAHTERDIQKTIKAIEYALGRVYSGGGR; encoded by the coding sequence ATGGTGAAAAAAACCAAACTTAAAAACGCCAAATCTTCCGCGCTTTTCACCCGCGCCAAAAATGTTCTTGTCGGCGGAGTGAACAGCCCCGTGCGCTCTTTCAGCGCGGTCGGCGGCTCTCCGCTTTTCGTTTCAAAAGCAAAAGGCGCGTTCGTTTACGATCCGGACGGCAATCGCTACACGGACTACATAGCGTCATGGGGCCCTCTCATAATCGGGCATGCTCACCCTTCGGTTGTTCGCGCCGTAACGTCCGCCGCTCGCGCGGGAACAAGTTACGGTGTTTCGTGCGAGCCGGAGATTGAGCTCGCGAAAATCGTTACAAAATCTTTCAAATCCGTGGAAAAAGTCAGAATGACCAATTCCGGAACCGAAGCGCTTATGAGCGCCGTGCGTCTTGCCAGAGCGTTTACACGGCGCGACCTGATTGTGAAATTTGACGGTTGCTATCACGGCCATGCCGACCATCTGCTCGTGAAAGCCGGTTCGGGAGCGGCAACCTTCGCCCGTCCGGGCTCGTCCGGCGTGCCCAAGGCGTTTGCCGCGCAAACGCTCACGGCAAAATACAACGACACGGATTCGGTTGAAAAACTTTTCAAGCGTCACGGCCAAAAGATAGCCGCGATTGTAATTGAGCCGGTCGCGGGAAACATGGGAGTTGTTCCTCCCGCGCGGGGGTTTCTGAGGTTTTTGCGAAAAATCTCGCGTGAGCGCGGCGCGCTTTTGATTTTTGACGAAGTCATAACGGGTTTCCGTTTGCGCGGCGCAAGGGGGGCGGGCGCGCAGGGGCTTTACGGCGTAACGCCGGACATAACGTGCCTCGGCAAAATCATCGGGGGCGGTCTTCCGGTTGGCGCTTACGGGGCTCGAAAAGAGATTATGGATATGGTGTCGCCTCTGGGTCCCGTTTATCAGGCGGGAACGCTTTCGGGCAATCCGCTCGCCGTAGCGGCGGGAATCGCGACAATCACGGGCGTAGGCGCGCGCGGATATGAAAAGATTGACCGCCTCGCGTCCGTGCTTGAGCAAGGCACGACGGACGCGGCGCGAAAAACCGGCGCGCCCGTTACGGTCAACCGGGTCGGTTCAATGCTTACGGTTTTCTTCTCGCCCGAACCCGTTTCGGACTATGCCTCCGCCCTGCGTTGCGATACTGAAAAATTCGGCGTTTTTCACTCCGCGCTGCGCTCAAAAGGCGTTCTTTTCCCGCCCTCTCAGTTTGAAGCGGCTTTTATTTCAACGGCGCACACCGAAAGGGATATTCAGAAAACAATTAAAGCGATTGAATACGCGCTTGGGCGGGTTTACTCCGGAGGCGGGCGATGA
- the atpB gene encoding F0F1 ATP synthase subunit A produces the protein MEHFSWFYLLGLGRFDHIIGLGVVVSFLVVSGLVFRKSVSADTSNLPSDKLSFRNFVELIGIDFLLGMLTNILGSREKAKHYFPLLAGSFFFILFCNLLGIVPGFLPPTGTLNTTLAFGILIFIMYNFYGFRAHGTGYVKQFLGPVAFLAPLMFLIELVSHIVRPVSLSLRLFMNITGDHMVMGVFMNLTHFIIPALFIALGIFVSFLQAFIFTVLSAIYIGLAESHH, from the coding sequence GTGGAACATTTTAGTTGGTTTTATTTGCTGGGGCTGGGGCGTTTTGACCACATAATAGGGCTCGGAGTGGTGGTTTCTTTCCTTGTTGTTTCAGGTCTGGTTTTCAGAAAAAGCGTGTCCGCCGACACCTCAAATTTGCCTTCGGACAAATTGTCTTTCAGAAACTTTGTTGAGTTAATCGGCATAGATTTTCTGCTTGGAATGCTCACAAACATTCTCGGCTCGCGCGAAAAGGCAAAACACTATTTCCCCCTGCTTGCGGGCTCGTTTTTCTTCATACTTTTCTGCAATCTGCTCGGAATTGTGCCGGGTTTTCTGCCGCCCACCGGCACGCTCAACACAACGCTTGCGTTCGGGATTTTGATTTTCATAATGTATAACTTCTACGGCTTTCGCGCTCACGGCACGGGCTACGTAAAACAGTTTCTCGGTCCGGTCGCGTTTCTCGCGCCGCTTATGTTTCTGATTGAACTCGTGAGCCACATTGTGCGTCCCGTTTCACTTTCTCTGCGTCTGTTTATGAACATCACGGGAGACCACATGGTCATGGGAGTTTTTATGAATTTGACGCATTTCATAATCCCCGCGCTTTTTATTGCGCTCGGCATATTTGTCAGTTTTCTTCAGGCGTTTATATTTACCGTGCTTTCCGCAATCTATATCGGGCTTGCGGAGTCGCACCACTGA
- a CDS encoding cobalt-precorrin-5B (C(1))-methyltransferase, which produces MCLSPPPENLKEMKTGLTTGACATACAKAAVMSIFERKKIKEVKIELPGGKRANFKINDCEYGKNSASATTVKNSGDDPDVTHGALIGGKVSLNSTGEIRFLRGKGVGTVTLPGLGIKVGEPAINKVPRKMITEAVGGLLKKNGRENAGAEITIFVPEGEKLAKKTLNSRLGIKGGISIIGTTGIVRPFSSASYVASIIQAVKIASKNQCAHLVASSGGRSEKILRKQFPALPDYAFVQYGNWIGRLLDAAEKNGIQDLTLATMIGKAVKLASGDMDTHSGKGEWNRELMAETAKKAGSDKNAAEKIKKLNMARRLEEIFPVRAGEPFYSELLKQCRKHCRKRFGGALTLALVSADGKIVWYPEKPDV; this is translated from the coding sequence ATGTGTCTTAGTCCGCCGCCTGAGAACCTGAAAGAAATGAAAACGGGACTGACCACGGGAGCGTGTGCGACCGCGTGCGCGAAAGCGGCGGTTATGAGCATATTTGAGAGAAAAAAAATAAAAGAAGTGAAAATTGAACTGCCCGGCGGAAAAAGGGCTAATTTCAAAATTAACGATTGCGAATACGGAAAAAACAGCGCGTCCGCCACAACCGTTAAAAATTCGGGAGACGACCCTGATGTTACGCACGGCGCGTTAATTGGCGGCAAGGTTTCCCTCAACAGCACGGGAGAAATCCGTTTTCTCAGGGGCAAGGGAGTGGGAACCGTAACTCTTCCGGGACTTGGAATAAAAGTGGGCGAACCGGCCATAAACAAAGTTCCGAGAAAAATGATTACCGAAGCGGTCGGCGGACTGCTTAAAAAAAACGGACGCGAAAATGCGGGAGCGGAAATAACGATTTTTGTGCCGGAAGGCGAAAAACTTGCCAAGAAAACCCTTAATTCACGGCTCGGCATTAAAGGCGGAATATCCATAATCGGCACAACGGGAATAGTGAGGCCGTTTTCAAGCGCGTCATACGTGGCAAGCATAATTCAGGCGGTCAAAATAGCGTCTAAAAACCAATGCGCCCATCTGGTCGCCTCATCGGGCGGAAGAAGTGAAAAGATTCTCCGCAAACAGTTCCCCGCTTTGCCTGACTACGCTTTCGTCCAATACGGCAACTGGATTGGCAGACTGCTTGACGCGGCGGAGAAGAACGGAATACAAGACCTGACCCTCGCCACAATGATTGGAAAGGCGGTGAAACTCGCAAGCGGGGATATGGATACTCACAGCGGAAAAGGTGAATGGAACAGGGAGTTGATGGCTGAAACGGCGAAAAAAGCGGGCTCGGATAAAAACGCGGCGGAAAAGATTAAAAAACTGAATATGGCGCGGCGTCTTGAAGAGATTTTCCCCGTCCGGGCGGGTGAGCCGTTCTATTCCGAACTGCTTAAACAGTGCCGTAAACACTGCCGCAAACGGTTCGGCGGCGCTCTCACACTCGCCCTTGTGTCGGCGGACGGGAAAATTGTGTGGTATCCTGAAAAACCAGATGTCTGA
- a CDS encoding DUF971 domain-containing protein translates to MKENCKFAVRACQTARGCCRMKSAMKAVPEEISEFSDSALQIEWSDGHNSVYAYEDLRLICPCATCRRLRSTSRTGKLPFKTRIVPGSEDTQLKPEKIDKVGLYALQFKWNDGHDTGIYTFEFLRQNCPCERCEK, encoded by the coding sequence ATGAAAGAAAATTGTAAGTTCGCGGTGCGCGCGTGTCAAACCGCGCGCGGTTGTTGTAGAATGAAAAGCGCTATGAAGGCGGTACCCGAAGAAATAAGCGAGTTCAGCGACTCCGCGCTTCAAATAGAGTGGAGCGACGGACACAACAGCGTTTACGCATACGAGGATTTGCGGCTTATCTGCCCGTGCGCGACGTGCCGCCGCCTCAGAAGCACGAGCAGAACGGGAAAACTGCCGTTCAAAACGCGGATTGTGCCGGGTTCGGAAGACACGCAGTTAAAACCCGAAAAGATTGACAAGGTGGGTCTTTACGCGTTGCAGTTCAAATGGAATGACGGACACGATACGGGGATTTACACTTTTGAATTCCTGCGCCAGAACTGCCCGTGCGAACGGTGCGAGAAGTAA
- a CDS encoding AMP-binding protein — translation MPPVKKRTKIRNLNHTVTMKRKRKFDVEWYLKEDRRNWVLPEVLKKQAKKLGDKPFLQFGSRAPLSFRDTNRAANKVANALIKAGVKKGEKVAVLMPNSDDYVIVWFGILKAGAVMVPINTAYKGDFLEYIINSSDSKLFFIAEEYLDRMPPIARRITSKRENGLERVVVWTRSGSAKFDRHGFKFSKMKSYADFLRGAGAGEPKVEVLFTDYARLMFTSGTTGRSKGVMRPCAADYSSARNCAEIMDVEPKDVYFTCLPLFHSNAMVMSVYPALIKGAKAVVEEKYSASRFWRWMNEYKVTRFNTVGTVSYFMWNTPPVPEEKTHKVGLVLGSPAPHDIIEKFMKRFSIKFMEGYGLTETGQCTWMRPGEPFRVGSCGKEAPGYEIKIADPESDEELARGEVGQIVVRPRVPNIMLHYYNKMPEKTVEDFRNLWFHTGDAGWMDKDGYIYFMDRVKDYIRRRGENISSFEVENVVSSHPAVKECAAVGIKSAAGKHAEDEVMIVIVPEKGARPDPAKIVKFLEPKMPAFMIPGFIRFVKSLPKTGTERVQKNKLREQGVTKDTWKR, via the coding sequence ATGCCGCCCGTAAAAAAACGCACGAAGATACGCAATTTGAACCACACAGTCACCATGAAACGCAAGCGCAAGTTTGATGTTGAATGGTATCTCAAAGAGGACAGAAGAAACTGGGTTCTGCCCGAAGTGCTGAAAAAGCAGGCGAAAAAACTCGGAGACAAACCGTTTTTGCAGTTCGGCTCGCGAGCACCTTTGAGTTTCCGCGACACAAACAGGGCGGCGAACAAGGTTGCGAACGCGCTTATAAAAGCGGGCGTGAAAAAGGGCGAAAAGGTTGCCGTGCTGATGCCCAATTCGGACGACTATGTGATTGTCTGGTTCGGAATCCTCAAAGCCGGAGCCGTGATGGTTCCCATAAACACGGCGTATAAGGGCGATTTTCTGGAATACATAATTAACTCTTCGGACTCAAAACTGTTTTTCATCGCCGAGGAATATCTTGACAGAATGCCGCCCATTGCCCGGCGGATAACTTCAAAACGGGAGAACGGGCTTGAAAGGGTTGTTGTGTGGACGCGTTCGGGCTCGGCGAAGTTTGACCGGCACGGGTTCAAGTTCTCAAAGATGAAGTCATACGCGGATTTTCTGCGCGGCGCGGGCGCGGGCGAGCCGAAGGTTGAAGTTCTGTTCACGGACTACGCGCGGCTGATGTTCACCTCCGGAACGACCGGACGCTCAAAAGGGGTTATGCGCCCCTGCGCGGCGGATTACAGCAGCGCGAGAAACTGCGCCGAAATTATGGATGTGGAACCGAAAGACGTTTACTTCACCTGCCTGCCGCTTTTTCACTCAAACGCGATGGTTATGAGCGTTTATCCGGCTCTTATCAAAGGCGCGAAAGCCGTTGTTGAGGAAAAATACAGCGCGAGCCGCTTCTGGCGATGGATGAACGAATACAAGGTTACGAGGTTCAACACGGTGGGAACGGTTTCATATTTTATGTGGAACACGCCGCCCGTGCCGGAGGAGAAAACGCACAAAGTCGGGCTTGTGCTCGGCTCGCCCGCGCCTCACGACATAATTGAGAAGTTTATGAAGCGGTTCAGCATAAAATTTATGGAGGGCTACGGACTGACCGAAACCGGACAATGCACCTGGATGCGTCCGGGCGAACCGTTCAGGGTCGGGTCTTGCGGAAAAGAGGCGCCCGGCTATGAAATCAAAATCGCCGACCCGGAATCGGACGAGGAGCTCGCGCGCGGCGAAGTGGGGCAGATTGTGGTGCGCCCGCGCGTGCCGAACATAATGCTTCATTACTACAACAAAATGCCCGAAAAAACGGTTGAAGACTTCCGCAATCTGTGGTTTCACACCGGAGACGCGGGATGGATGGACAAAGACGGCTACATATATTTCATGGACAGGGTGAAGGACTACATCCGCAGAAGAGGCGAAAACATCAGTTCGTTTGAGGTGGAGAACGTTGTGTCGTCTCATCCGGCGGTGAAGGAGTGCGCGGCGGTGGGAATAAAATCGGCGGCGGGCAAACACGCCGAGGACGAGGTTATGATTGTGATTGTTCCCGAAAAAGGCGCAAGACCCGACCCCGCGAAAATAGTGAAGTTTCTTGAACCGAAGATGCCCGCGTTTATGATTCCGGGTTTTATCCGGTTTGTGAAATCACTGCCGAAAACCGGCACGGAAAGGGTTCAGAAGAACAAACTGCGGGAACAGGGAGTTACAAAAGACACTTGGAAAAGATGA
- the xseA gene encoding exodeoxyribonuclease VII large subunit yields MSEKLSSFDDFTDDKIYGVSELNAVIGSAVRDAGGGFVWVEGEITDFIAHRSGHWYFSLRDEKSEIRAACWKQNTFKIGFVPENGMKVLCRCQTDFYEQRGTVNLSILTLEPRGAGAEALALKQLLAKLEKEGLFAPERKQPTPFLCRKIGVVTAPSSAALADIVKVARGRFPNLEITVSPASVQGGSAPAEIALALGRLEKTGVDVIIVARGGGGGEDLSAFNTEIVARAVADCSKPVVSAVGHETDITASDLAADLRAATPSAAAEMVVAVKADLVEGLEETRRRLGSSLVNALSYAAMEIDAVSDSLVRAARSRLAETQYELSALALRLDGLSPLATLERGYSVAYAKSDKPVTDASSLREGDELKIRFARGTALAEVKKLLK; encoded by the coding sequence TTGAGCGAAAAACTTTCCTCGTTTGACGACTTCACGGACGACAAAATCTATGGCGTCAGCGAGTTGAACGCAGTCATCGGCTCGGCGGTCAGAGACGCGGGCGGCGGTTTTGTCTGGGTTGAGGGCGAAATAACTGACTTCATCGCGCACCGGAGCGGGCATTGGTATTTCTCCCTGCGTGATGAAAAAAGCGAAATCCGCGCCGCGTGCTGGAAACAGAACACTTTCAAAATCGGCTTTGTTCCCGAAAACGGGATGAAGGTTCTGTGCCGTTGCCAAACCGATTTTTACGAACAGCGCGGCACGGTCAATCTTTCAATTCTCACATTGGAGCCGCGCGGCGCGGGAGCGGAAGCGCTCGCGCTCAAACAGCTTCTCGCCAAACTTGAAAAAGAGGGGCTTTTCGCGCCCGAAAGGAAACAGCCCACGCCGTTTCTCTGCCGCAAAATCGGGGTTGTAACCGCTCCCTCAAGCGCGGCTCTGGCGGACATCGTAAAGGTCGCGCGGGGCAGGTTTCCGAATCTTGAAATAACCGTTTCGCCCGCGTCCGTTCAGGGCGGCTCCGCGCCCGCGGAAATCGCGCTCGCGCTCGGCCGTCTGGAAAAAACCGGTGTTGACGTCATCATAGTTGCGCGCGGCGGGGGCGGGGGTGAAGATCTTTCCGCTTTCAACACCGAGATTGTCGCCCGCGCCGTAGCGGATTGCTCAAAGCCGGTTGTCTCGGCGGTTGGTCATGAGACTGACATTACGGCTTCGGACCTTGCGGCGGACTTGCGCGCGGCAACACCTTCCGCGGCGGCGGAAATGGTGGTCGCGGTCAAGGCGGATTTGGTTGAGGGTCTTGAAGAAACCCGGCGGCGCCTCGGCTCTTCTCTGGTAAACGCGCTTTCCTACGCGGCGATGGAGATAGACGCGGTTTCAGATTCCCTCGTCCGCGCCGCACGGTCGCGTCTGGCGGAAACGCAATATGAACTTTCCGCGCTCGCCCTGCGTCTTGACGGTTTGAGTCCGCTCGCGACTCTGGAGCGCGGGTATTCGGTCGCCTACGCAAAATCGGACAAACCCGTTACGGACGCGTCTTCGCTCCGCGAAGGCGATGAACTTAAAATCAGATTTGCCAGAGGAACGGCTCTCGCCGAAGTGAAAAAACTTTTGAAGTGA